The genome window TGGAAAGCAACGAAATTTGATAATTCTATTTGGTTTGAAACTGAAATTAGATTGAATGATTTAGAAATAATTTCTTCTACAAATGATAAATTAAGTCAATCATTACAAAATATTTTAAAACAAGCTAAAACTTTAAATCCTGATTTTTTTAATTCTAATAATAGTTATCAATGTTTAACGAAGTTAGAATATTCGCAAGAATGGGGATTGGGAAGTAGCTCGACTTTGATTGATTTAATTAGTCAATGGATTGAAATAAATCCTTTTGAATTGAATAAATTGACTTTTAATACAAGTGGTTATGATATTGCGTGTGCTCATCATCATCAACCTATTTTATTTTCAAATAATCCTATTGAAGTTGAAGATTTAGAATTGAATTGGAATTTTAAAGATCAACTTTATTTTGTTTATCTTAATCAAAAGCAAGATACGCAAGCTGTTGTTGGAAATCATTATAAAAACAAACCAAAAGATTGGAAAATGATTCAGGATCTTTCTGATTTGGTTGTAAAAGCAACTAAAGTTGAGAATTTAACTGATTTAGAATCTATTTTGGATGAATATCAAGCTCAGTTAAGCAATTTTATGCAAATTCCACAAGTTAAAGAATTGTATTTTCCGGATTATTTAGGAACTGTAAAAAGTCTTGGTGCTTGGGGAGGAGATTTTGTTTTAGTGACGTATAGAGAAGGAATGCACGATTATTTTAAAGAAAAAGGATATGAGATAATTATTCCATTTTCTGAAATGATAAAATAAAAAAAGCAGATTTGATTTCAAATCTGCTTTTTTGTTATTATTTTTTACCAATCATGGCTTTCAATTTCTTTTTTCGAGCTTGTTTTGTTTGAAATTTATGTTGAAATTCTTGTGTTTTATTCCACATTTCTTCAATTACTTCTTGTTCTGGTTTATTAATAAGTTTCGCATATTCTTTTCCCATAATTTCTATCATTTCTTTTTGAGGAGTTAGACGAGAAAAATTTTTAATTCGAATATCAAAACTCATTGAATTGTGAAAATTCATGCGATTTAAATCAACCAAATAAAACTCATATTGATTTTCTCCAACTTGCTTAATTAAAGTATTTCCAGGAGAATGATCTAAAAATTCAATTCCAGCTTCATGCAAATCAAATGTGAATTTTGTAAATTGTTTCAAGATTTCATTTCGATTTTCCCAAATCGGAATTTCGACTAATTCACGATAAGTCAAATCAGCTTCAACTAATTCACAGAAATAGTAACTATCATTAAAATTTATAAGGGTTTTATTTTCTACAAAAGCAATTGGATATGGTGTCAAAAATCCTAAACCAATCAATCGTTTTGCATATTCATAAGATCGTTCAGCTTTTGATTTTCTGAAAAATCGATATACAAATTTATTGACAATATTCGGAATTTTGAATGATTTAATCGTAGCAATTTTACCTGATTCTAATGTCTTTTTTTTGATAGAATTTCTTGTGCCTTTTGCAATATAATCGTCAATCAAGTCAAAATTGTCAAGAATGGATTTGATTTCAGTTTGCGTGGTTTTATAATTATTATTTACGACAATTTTCTGTGTCATTTTTCAAAATATTATAATTAATATAGAAAAAATCTATATTTCATTTTAATCTGTCAAAGATATGTCTATTTTTGTTGAAAATAAGGACAACTTAAAACAAGTTTTTTTAAAATTTTAGAACCTAACTTATGGTAAAAAAAATTCTTTTAGAATCTCATAATCTAAAGAATCGTGCAACTGGTTTCGGAGTTTTTAATTACGAATTGATTAAAGCTCTTTCTAAATTAAATTTTGATGATCAAATTTATTTACTTTACAAAAAACCTGAAGATTTAAGGACTGAATTTGGTACTAAATTTCATTATAAAAAATATTATAGTTTAATGCGCAATCCGTTTTTCAGAACGCGTGAAAAGTATGATGTTTGGCACTCCTTAAATCAAAATATAAAAGTTGAACCTTGTCATAAACCAAAAAAATATGTTTTGACGATTCATGATGTTAATTTTATGGAAGAAAATTCGCTTGATTATAGTCCAAATCACATTAAATATTTTAAAGAAAAGATTAAGCGAGTAGATGTTATCACATTTATTTCTGAATATGCAAAGAAACAAACTATGCAATATTTTGATATTTCGGGAATAGAAAATACAATAATTTATAATGGAAATTCAATTTCAGAAATTATAAATTGTGATGATTTTCAATCTCCATTAGATATTTCAAAACCTTATTTTTATACGATTGGAGCTTTTCTTGAAAAGAAAAATTTTGAATCACTTGTAAAAATGATGAAATTTTTACCAGATTTTAATTTGATTATTTCTGGGAATTGTACGAATGCCTATGGTCAAAAAATAAAAGATTTAATTGCTAAAGAAAAATTAGAAAACCAAGTTTTTTTATCAGGTAAAGTTTCTGAACGAGCAAAGCAATTTTATATGCAAAATTGCGAAGCGTTCTTATTTCCATCAACTGGAGAAGGTTTTGGTTTGCCTCCCTTAGAAGCGATGAGCTTTGGAAAACCAATTATTTTATCTGATAAAACGTCTTTACCAGAAATTGGTGGAAAAGATGCGTTTTATTGGAATGATTTTGAACCAGAATATATGAAAAATGTAGTGGAAGATGCGTTAAATCAATACAATCAAAATTCAGATTATTTTATAGAAGCTTATATCAAAAGAGCTGGAAGTTTTAGTTGGGATAAAGCGGCAAATGAATATCTAAAGGTCTATGAAATCTAAAATCTATTTTGCGATAAATAATATTTCGAAGAAAATCGACTTCATTCAACTTTCCTACAATACCTTTGCACTCAAATTTATAAAACAAATAAAATGTCAGATATAAACGAAATTGTAGCCAAACTAAAACAAGGAGAAACAATGCTTTATCCAACAGATACAATTCTTGGATTGGGTTGTGATGCGAAGAATGAGGCTGCAATCGAAAAAATTTATCAGATAAAAAATCGCCCTTCATCAAAATCGTTGATTATTTTAGTTGACTCACCACGCATGTTACAAAATATTGTTGAGGTGCCAGAATTAGCTTGGGATTTGATTGATTTGAATGAAAAACCTCTTACAATTATTTACGATAATCCAAAAGGTTTACCACAATCGTTAGTTGCAGAAGACAATACAATTGCTATTCGATTAACAGACGATTTGTTTTGTAAGAAAATCATAGGGAAATTAGGT of Empedobacter falsenii contains these proteins:
- a CDS encoding GYDIA family GHMP kinase, which gives rise to MKTYRSNGKLFLIGEYIVIDGAKAFALPTKYGQCLFVENSSETENLIIWKATKFDNSIWFETEIRLNDLEIISSTNDKLSQSLQNILKQAKTLNPDFFNSNNSYQCLTKLEYSQEWGLGSSSTLIDLISQWIEINPFELNKLTFNTSGYDIACAHHHQPILFSNNPIEVEDLELNWNFKDQLYFVYLNQKQDTQAVVGNHYKNKPKDWKMIQDLSDLVVKATKVENLTDLESILDEYQAQLSNFMQIPQVKELYFPDYLGTVKSLGAWGGDFVLVTYREGMHDYFKEKGYEIIIPFSEMIK
- a CDS encoding lipopolysaccharide kinase InaA family protein codes for the protein MTQKIVVNNNYKTTQTEIKSILDNFDLIDDYIAKGTRNSIKKKTLESGKIATIKSFKIPNIVNKFVYRFFRKSKAERSYEYAKRLIGLGFLTPYPIAFVENKTLINFNDSYYFCELVEADLTYRELVEIPIWENRNEILKQFTKFTFDLHEAGIEFLDHSPGNTLIKQVGENQYEFYLVDLNRMNFHNSMSFDIRIKNFSRLTPQKEMIEIMGKEYAKLINKPEQEVIEEMWNKTQEFQHKFQTKQARKKKLKAMIGKK
- a CDS encoding glycosyltransferase family 4 protein → MVKKILLESHNLKNRATGFGVFNYELIKALSKLNFDDQIYLLYKKPEDLRTEFGTKFHYKKYYSLMRNPFFRTREKYDVWHSLNQNIKVEPCHKPKKYVLTIHDVNFMEENSLDYSPNHIKYFKEKIKRVDVITFISEYAKKQTMQYFDISGIENTIIYNGNSISEIINCDDFQSPLDISKPYFYTIGAFLEKKNFESLVKMMKFLPDFNLIISGNCTNAYGQKIKDLIAKEKLENQVFLSGKVSERAKQFYMQNCEAFLFPSTGEGFGLPPLEAMSFGKPIILSDKTSLPEIGGKDAFYWNDFEPEYMKNVVEDALNQYNQNSDYFIEAYIKRAGSFSWDKAANEYLKVYEI
- a CDS encoding L-threonylcarbamoyladenylate synthase; the protein is MSDINEIVAKLKQGETMLYPTDTILGLGCDAKNEAAIEKIYQIKNRPSSKSLIILVDSPRMLQNIVEVPELAWDLIDLNEKPLTIIYDNPKGLPQSLVAEDNTIAIRLTDDLFCKKIIGKLGGPIVSTSANLSGEPSPKVFSEVNPTILERVDFYPDETKTFVPQFTASTIIKLGLDNEVKVIRE